In Tripterygium wilfordii isolate XIE 37 chromosome 23, ASM1340144v1, whole genome shotgun sequence, one genomic interval encodes:
- the LOC119992623 gene encoding adenine nucleotide transporter BT1, chloroplastic/mitochondrial-like, whose protein sequence is MGRRQIELFDDKQDGFFSICNLGSQWGVPDGSCHPPGGLFASINQIGSGFGISSNSPDSRDNNSLKSLYSNLYVKYVSSAEGVGIVGVPEEEGALKKKKGGLKLKIKVKNMSLRRLISGGVAGAISRTAVAPLETIRTHLMVGSSGNSSTEVFHNIMKTDGWKGLFRGNLVNVIRVAPSKAIELFVYDTVNKNLSPKPGEQAKLPVPASLVAGACAGVSSTLCTYPLELIKTRLTIQRGVYKGIVDAFVKILREEGPGELYRGLAPSLIGVIPYAATNYFAYDTLRKAYRKAFKQEKIGNIETLLIGSAAGAISSSATFPLEVARKHMQVGAVSGRQVYKNVMHALASILEHEGIPGLYKGLGPSCLKLVPAAGISFMCYEACKRILVEEDEEA, encoded by the exons ATGGGTAGGAGACAAATTGAGTTGTTCGATGATAAACAAGATGGGTTTTTCTCAATTTGTAATTTGGGGTCTCAATGGGGTGTCCCAGATGGGAGCTGTCATCCCCCTGGAGGTTTATTTGCGAGCATCAATCAGATAGGTTCAGGGTTTGGTATTTCATCAAATTCTCCAGATTCTCGTGATAATAACAGCCTGAAATCTCTATATTCCAATTTGTATGTCAAGTATGTATCTTCGGCCGAGGGAGTTGGCATTGTGGGGGTCCCAGAGGAGGAAGGGGctctgaagaagaaaaagggtgGCCTCAAATTGAAGATTAAGGTAAAGAATATGTCCTTGAGGCGCTTAATAAGTGGCGGCGTTGCGGGGGCAATATCTAGGACGGCAGTGGCTCCTTTGGAGACTATAAGGACTCATTTGATGGTGGGGAGTAGTGGGAATTCTTCAACTGAGGTGTTCCATAATATAATGAAGACTGATGGGTGGAAGGGGTTGTTTAGGGGCAATCTAGTTAATGTCATTCGAGTCGCGCCTAGCAAGGCCATTGAG TTGTTTGTTTACGACACAGTTAACAAGAACTTGTCACCAAAACCTGGGGAACAAGCAAAACTTCCCGTGCCTGCCTCATTAGTTGCTGGGGCCTGTGCTGGAGTGAGCTCGACTTTGTGCACGTATCCTCTGGAGTTGATCAAGACTCGACTAACCATACAG CGAGGGGTTTATAAGGGTATAGTAGATGCATTCGTCAAAATATTGCGAGAAGAGGGCCCTGGAGAACTCTACAGAGGCCTTGCCCCAAGTCTAATTGGAGTGATTCCTTATGCTGCCACAAACTACTTTGCTTACGACACATTACGAAAAGCCTACAGGAAGGCTTTTAAGCAAGAAAAGATTGGAAACATTGAAACCCTGTTGATCGGATCAGCTGCTGGTGCGATATCAAGTAGTGCAACTTTTCCTCTCGAGGTGGCTCGGAAACATATGCAGGTAGGAGCTGTTAGTGGGAGGCAGGTATACAAGAATGTGATGCATGCACTCGCCAGCATACTCGAACATGAAGGGATTCCGGGT